The following coding sequences lie in one Halorarum halophilum genomic window:
- a CDS encoding SIR2 family NAD-dependent protein deacylase, with protein MDEASDDRLESLAGDLRAADRAVALTGAGVSAASGIPTFRGEDGVWGGEFDPDDFRYDRFRRDPAGFWRDRLELHETMFAADPEPNAAHRALADLAADGPFEAVLTQNTDGLHAEAGGTVVELHGNARRVVCPDCSRTADATSARERARDGELPPRCESCDGALKPDVILFGERLPGEALAEARRLATAADVFLAVGSSLTVDPAASLPRECDGTLAVVNYDRTRHDDRAEYVFREDVTELLPHLVSLVAGDADP; from the coding sequence ATGGACGAGGCGTCCGACGACAGGCTCGAGTCGCTCGCGGGCGACCTGCGCGCCGCGGACCGAGCCGTCGCGCTCACCGGGGCCGGCGTGAGCGCCGCCTCCGGGATCCCCACGTTCCGCGGTGAGGACGGCGTCTGGGGCGGAGAGTTCGACCCCGACGACTTCAGGTACGACCGGTTCCGGCGCGACCCGGCCGGCTTCTGGCGCGACCGTCTCGAACTCCACGAGACGATGTTCGCGGCCGACCCGGAGCCGAACGCCGCCCACCGCGCGCTCGCCGACCTGGCGGCCGACGGTCCGTTCGAGGCCGTCCTCACGCAGAACACCGACGGCCTCCACGCCGAGGCCGGCGGGACCGTCGTCGAACTCCACGGCAACGCCCGACGGGTGGTCTGTCCGGACTGTAGCCGGACGGCCGACGCCACATCGGCACGGGAGCGGGCGCGCGACGGGGAGCTTCCGCCGCGGTGCGAGTCGTGCGATGGTGCACTGAAGCCGGACGTGATCCTCTTCGGCGAGCGGTTACCCGGCGAGGCACTCGCGGAGGCCCGACGGCTCGCCACCGCCGCGGACGTGTTCCTCGCCGTCGGATCGTCGCTCACCGTGGACCCAGCGGCGTCGCTGCCGCGGGAGTGCGACGGAACACTCGCGGTCGTGAACTACGACAGGACGCGCCACGACGACCGCGCGGAGTACGTGTTCCGCGAGGACGTCACCGAACTCCTCCCCCACCTCGTCTCGCTCGTGGCCGGGGATGCGGACCCGTAA
- a CDS encoding PhzF family phenazine biosynthesis protein, with translation MPDNPFHVVDVFARERYTGNQLAVFHDAADLDGDEMLALTRETNFSECTFLVGEADGGYDVRIFDPAEEIPFAGHPTLGTAYVLREFVRENCPDELTLNLGVGPIDVRVERGGDNGAGDDGEHVDGGGGGGDELYWMRQIAPDFGGTVPRSLAARLLGLDESDLDDYPVQTVSTGLPTLVVPLASLGAVERAGTTDPAYTEFIEEYGGHNVLVFTNETEADGDLHARVFADWAGVPEDPATGSSNGCLAAWLVEHRYFAAREVDVRVEQGFEMDRPSTLHLRAEAEGDDVAVEVGGRVSPVAEGRLL, from the coding sequence ATGCCCGACAACCCTTTCCACGTGGTGGACGTGTTCGCCCGTGAGCGATACACCGGCAACCAGCTCGCCGTCTTCCACGACGCGGCCGACCTCGACGGGGACGAGATGCTGGCGCTCACCCGTGAGACGAACTTCTCCGAGTGCACCTTCCTCGTCGGCGAGGCGGACGGCGGCTACGACGTCCGGATCTTCGACCCGGCGGAGGAGATCCCCTTCGCCGGCCACCCGACCCTCGGCACCGCGTACGTCCTCCGGGAGTTCGTCCGCGAGAATTGCCCGGACGAACTGACCCTGAACCTCGGGGTGGGACCCATCGACGTCCGCGTCGAGCGCGGGGGCGACAATGGTGCTGGGGACGATGGGGAACACGTGGACGGCGGAGGTGGCGGTGGCGACGAACTGTACTGGATGCGCCAGATCGCCCCCGACTTCGGCGGGACCGTTCCCCGGTCGCTCGCGGCCCGGCTTCTCGGGCTCGACGAGTCCGACCTCGACGACTACCCGGTCCAGACCGTCTCGACGGGCCTCCCGACGCTCGTCGTCCCGCTGGCGTCCCTCGGCGCCGTGGAGCGGGCGGGCACGACCGATCCCGCCTACACGGAGTTCATCGAGGAGTACGGCGGCCACAACGTCCTCGTCTTCACGAACGAGACGGAGGCCGACGGCGACCTCCACGCCCGGGTGTTCGCCGACTGGGCGGGCGTTCCGGAGGACCCGGCGACCGGTTCCTCGAACGGCTGTCTCGCCGCCTGGCTGGTCGAACACCGCTACTTCGCCGCCCGGGAGGTCGACGTCCGGGTCGAGCAGGGATTCGAGATGGATCGCCCGTCCACGCTCCACCTTCGCGCCGAAGCCGAGGGCGACGACGTCGCGGTCGAGGTCGGGGGTCGAGTGTCACCCGTCGCCGAAGGGCGGTTGCTCTAG
- the dph2 gene encoding diphthamide biosynthesis enzyme Dph2, translating to MSQRSEGDLTNTGMSLKHDREWDYELDRIVEAVEERDADKVGLQFPEGLKRRAPAVADDLRELTDDVRYLISGQPCYGACDLDTYLMRRCDVFVHFGHSPMKESDKIIYVPLFSNVDPFPIMEDSLEELADPAEDPDVGLVTTAQHMNLFEDMYDWLEERGFDVHTRRGDDRLTHEGQVLGCNYASADIDADQVLYVGGGKFHPLGLAMEHPEKNVVIADPVNNVVTIADTEKFLKQRYGAVHRAMDADTFGVILCTKIGQGRFDTAEEIVENNDDAHLITMDEVTPDRLRNFDFDAFVNTGCPRITTDDGPRFHKPMLTPGEYEIAVGNEPLENLEFDTFHGTW from the coding sequence ATGAGTCAGCGAAGCGAGGGCGACCTCACGAACACCGGGATGTCCCTCAAGCACGACCGCGAGTGGGACTACGAACTCGATCGCATCGTGGAGGCGGTCGAGGAGCGCGACGCCGACAAGGTCGGCCTCCAGTTCCCCGAGGGGCTGAAGCGGCGCGCCCCGGCGGTCGCGGACGACCTCCGCGAACTGACCGACGACGTCCGCTACCTCATCTCGGGCCAGCCGTGCTACGGCGCTTGCGATCTCGACACCTACCTCATGCGGCGCTGTGACGTGTTCGTCCACTTCGGCCACTCGCCGATGAAGGAGTCGGACAAGATCATCTATGTGCCCCTGTTCTCCAACGTGGATCCGTTCCCCATCATGGAGGACTCCCTCGAGGAGCTCGCGGACCCCGCCGAGGACCCCGACGTCGGCCTCGTCACGACCGCCCAGCACATGAACCTCTTCGAGGACATGTACGACTGGCTGGAGGAGCGCGGCTTCGACGTCCACACCCGCCGGGGCGACGATAGGTTGACCCACGAGGGACAGGTTCTGGGCTGCAACTACGCCTCGGCCGACATCGACGCCGACCAGGTGCTGTACGTGGGCGGCGGGAAGTTCCACCCCCTCGGGCTGGCGATGGAACACCCCGAGAAGAACGTCGTCATCGCCGACCCCGTCAACAACGTCGTCACCATCGCGGACACCGAGAAGTTCCTGAAGCAGCGCTACGGCGCGGTCCACCGCGCGATGGACGCCGACACGTTCGGGGTCATCCTCTGTACGAAGATCGGTCAGGGTCGGTTCGACACGGCCGAAGAGATCGTCGAGAACAACGACGACGCCCACCTCATCACGATGGACGAGGTGACGCCCGACCGCCTGCGCAACTTCGACTTCGACGCGTTCGTCAACACGGGCTGTCCGCGCATCACGACCGACGACGGCCCCCGCTTCCACAAGCCGATGCTCACGCCCGGCGAGTACGAGATCGCCGTCGGGAACGAGCCGCTGGAGAACCTGGAGTTCGACACGTTCCACGGCACCTGGTAG
- a CDS encoding TIGR00725 family protein, producing MRVSVIGAGRVDEGTAAVAEELGRLLGGRGHTLVCGGRGGVMRAACRGARGSGAETVGILPSADPAEANEYVTVPVATGLGHARNALVPLNGDAVVAVTGGPGTLSEIGFALVYGRPVAGLATHEIDGIEACDSPAAAVEYVEHAVDTGAVEGAGGGD from the coding sequence GTGCGAGTCAGTGTCATCGGCGCCGGACGGGTGGACGAGGGGACGGCGGCGGTCGCGGAGGAACTCGGCCGACTGCTCGGCGGGCGGGGGCACACGCTCGTCTGTGGCGGCCGCGGCGGCGTCATGCGGGCGGCCTGTCGCGGCGCGCGCGGGTCGGGCGCCGAGACGGTGGGCATCCTCCCGTCGGCGGACCCGGCAGAGGCGAACGAGTACGTCACCGTGCCGGTCGCGACGGGGCTGGGCCACGCGCGGAACGCGCTGGTCCCGCTGAACGGCGACGCCGTCGTCGCCGTCACCGGGGGGCCGGGGACGCTCTCGGAGATCGGATTCGCGCTCGTGTACGGCCGGCCCGTCGCCGGGCTCGCAACCCACGAAATCGATGGCATTGAGGCGTGCGATTCGCCGGCGGCGGCGGTCGAGTACGTCGAGCACGCCGTGGATACGGGAGCGGTCGAGGGCGCGGGAGGGGGGGATTAG
- a CDS encoding sodium:calcium antiporter, whose amino-acid sequence MASLAVAIVLAVVGTVAVWLAGGRLESASERLGTHYGFPPVVQGAIIAAIGSSFPELSSSIISVLVHDDFGLGVGAIVGSAVFNILVIPGWSAIRGRGLRADRDVVYKEAQFYMLAIAVLLLTFSLGVIYYPGDTGRLVATVTRPLAMIPIALYGVYVFIQSQDVSDYEAPETDDVRVRRQWLLLLGSLAVILIGVEALIQAALTLETILGVPSTVWGLTVVAAGTSLPDAAVSVRAAESGRGPTSLANVLGSNTFDLLVAVPAAVLLNGDTPIDFATAVPMMGFLTVATLGFLLATRTNLELTRREAVWLLGLYGVFLAWMVLETLEVTAFVPGV is encoded by the coding sequence ATGGCCTCGCTCGCCGTCGCGATCGTACTCGCGGTCGTCGGCACGGTCGCCGTCTGGCTCGCGGGCGGTCGCCTGGAGTCCGCGAGCGAGCGCCTCGGCACCCACTACGGCTTCCCGCCGGTCGTACAGGGCGCGATCATCGCCGCCATCGGCTCGTCGTTCCCCGAACTGTCGAGTTCCATCATCTCCGTTCTGGTCCACGACGACTTCGGTCTCGGGGTCGGCGCCATCGTCGGCTCGGCCGTCTTCAACATCCTCGTCATCCCCGGCTGGAGCGCGATCCGGGGCCGAGGGCTTCGCGCCGACCGCGACGTGGTGTACAAGGAGGCGCAGTTCTACATGCTGGCGATCGCGGTCCTGCTGTTGACGTTCTCGCTCGGGGTCATCTACTACCCCGGGGATACGGGCAGGCTCGTCGCCACCGTCACCCGACCGCTCGCGATGATTCCGATCGCGCTGTACGGCGTCTACGTCTTCATCCAGTCGCAGGACGTCTCGGACTACGAGGCCCCGGAGACCGACGACGTGCGCGTTCGCCGGCAGTGGCTCCTCCTCCTCGGCTCGCTCGCAGTCATCCTGATCGGCGTCGAGGCGCTGATCCAGGCCGCGCTGACCCTGGAGACGATCCTCGGCGTCCCCTCGACCGTCTGGGGGCTGACCGTCGTCGCCGCTGGAACGAGCCTCCCGGACGCGGCGGTGTCGGTGCGCGCAGCCGAGTCGGGGCGGGGGCCGACGAGCCTCGCGAACGTCCTCGGGAGCAACACGTTCGACCTGCTCGTCGCGGTACCGGCGGCCGTGCTGCTGAATGGAGACACCCCCATCGATTTCGCGACGGCCGTGCCGATGATGGGATTTCTCACCGTCGCGACGCTCGGCTTCCTGCTCGCCACGCGGACGAACCTCGAACTCACCCGGCGGGAGGCGGTGTGGCTGCTCGGGCTGTACGGCGTATTCCTCGCGTGGATGGTCCTGGAGACGCTGGAGGTCACGGCGTTCGTGCCGGGGGTCTAG
- a CDS encoding MBL fold metallo-hydrolase, which translates to MADATSDWGDWLPRAVESADPDGVSLWYLGCNGFVVKASDGTTLWIDPYVGTGRPPRTVRMIPVPFDPADVTDTDAVLVTHEHIDHVHGPSQAPILQNNGASLYAPDDALAVAREEEAWTENWEVSDDQFVDVAEGESFSVGAFDVDVVEVNDADATHPVGYVLRHEAGTLFHGGDTKPHDGFADLGDEYDVDLAVVAFGSVGRIDDKETGEPTVTKWYCDENQAVEVASELRADRMLPSHWDMWKGMTANPTSLHEHVRSFEHPQRLELVEIGDRVEL; encoded by the coding sequence ATGGCAGACGCAACCTCCGACTGGGGCGACTGGCTCCCGCGAGCGGTCGAGTCCGCCGATCCCGACGGCGTCTCGCTCTGGTACCTGGGCTGCAACGGCTTCGTCGTGAAGGCGAGCGACGGGACGACGCTCTGGATCGACCCGTACGTGGGGACCGGCCGTCCCCCGCGGACCGTCCGGATGATCCCGGTTCCGTTCGACCCGGCCGACGTGACCGACACGGACGCCGTGCTCGTGACCCACGAGCACATCGACCACGTCCACGGGCCGTCGCAGGCGCCGATCCTCCAGAACAACGGCGCGTCGCTGTACGCGCCCGACGACGCGCTCGCGGTGGCCCGCGAGGAGGAGGCGTGGACCGAGAACTGGGAGGTGAGCGACGACCAGTTCGTGGATGTGGCCGAGGGCGAATCGTTCTCCGTCGGCGCGTTCGACGTCGACGTGGTCGAGGTGAACGACGCCGACGCGACCCACCCGGTCGGCTACGTCCTCCGGCACGAGGCAGGGACGCTGTTCCATGGCGGCGACACGAAACCCCATGACGGGTTCGCAGACCTCGGGGACGAGTACGACGTCGACCTCGCCGTCGTCGCGTTCGGCTCCGTCGGCCGCATCGACGACAAGGAGACGGGCGAACCGACGGTGACGAAGTGGTACTGCGACGAGAACCAGGCGGTCGAGGTCGCCAGCGAACTCCGGGCAGACCGAATGCTCCCCAGCCACTGGGACATGTGGAAGGGGATGACCGCGAACCCCACGTCGCTCCACGAGCACGTTCGGAGCTTCGAGCACCCCCAGCGACTCGAACTCGTCGAGATCGGCGATCGGGTCGAGCTCTGA